The genomic DNA atgaatatacagtactgtgcaaaagtcttaggcactatATTATATCCTGTACCGattttattatacatgtttatcatgtttgcataattatgtacaaaattattcagtatttccatatatacaaagtaagtaagtatattcatacttaaaaatgaataaataaataacattacggGAGAATATGTGcgtggctgtaaagaaaaaaatatttagtacaagagagaccagttttcagatggaaacaaaaaaccaaaCCTGCTCCTAGGATTTGCATAAAGGAGataatagaaaggagcgagtgtgacaaagttaccagaagaacacTCATTTTCCAGCAAGCTCAGTGAAACCTAACatctgttttcttataaaactgcacaaatctgtgtctaaaactccttattttaaacaatgagttttcactccaaatattaatttttttttttactctttatagaagtttcttttatgcagaaattttttaaaagcatcttttgcttatgccatagtTTGTTGTTTaagcccaagacttttgcacagaactataagtaaaacagctgttaggttttactgagcttgctggaggatatgagtacattaggttttttgtttccatctgaaaactggtctctcttgtactatatttttttctcgTTACAGTCacgcatatattctcctgtaatattatttatttataaatttttaaataatgattaaaaattactgaatgattttgtacataattatgcagacatgataaacatgtataacaaaattggtacagcatataatatggtgcctaagacttttgcacagtactgtacattcatttaGGGCCCTTTTCCACATCATGAAACGACACGACTTGACCTGTTTTTAGTAAATATGTTTCGTTTAATTAGACGAATGTGTGTTTAACAAGCATTTGAATTCGACACCCTAGTTCAGACGTTTTTATAAAAATCATAATGCATGACTGACAAATGAcatgtacaggtgtgtgtgtgtgagagagatcaaGTAAGTGCTGATGAAAATGTCTCATGAGATGTCAATATATCAAAGGGTTAAATACTTTTCCATCGAGAGCATCTGTTGTTTCTGATGTTGGTAGTGATACATCTGAGCACTGTGAGCGAGCTTCTTGTCCCCTGACTGAAACAGAACCACAAAGAGGAGATTAAAGAGACAGGAAAAGGTAAGGATGCCTGAGTCAACAGACTTAATGTTTAATGATGATTAATAAGCAAACGttttactttagctttaaaggaaaaaatgagATCGTCACCACAAAGCCCCCTTATAATCTCTCAGTAGAGAATCTTATTCCTGAGTAATGTTTCTTACTGCATTGCTGCTAGAGGAGCTGCTTCCCACCGCCTGAAATGCAGGATAATCCACTTTCTGAGCTAAATGGCTTTCCTTCTGTATCCTGcggtgaacaaaaaaaaaaaaaaaaaaaaatcactagaaACTTTACAAATCCTCAACACTTAATTGTAAAGAttatcaccccccccccccaccacacacacaaagttttaATTCAAcccattaaattaaatattgttttaaatgaaagaaattgggaacaaatgttttactgcggcagGCTGCAATGTGCCTAAAGACGCAATTTAAAAATGGGTGGTTCAtgaaacaacctcagcagcgacctcatttatAGAGTATAGAGCATCACCAGTAATcagtactaatcaccggcctgatcatctgtcatcatctgcacctgtttctgactagtttatgccttaagttggattattttttatgttgaatgatttatacatcactgtgtggctttACAAACCAACATGATTCTCctaaaactggtcaggtacagcgACTGGACTGAGAAATGAGAGACAAAAGCTTGCCAAAAACTAAAGCTAAAACGAAAGTCCTTCATGATCCCTGGAGACCTATTCCTCAAggctgcattaaaaataaaaaagtctttcaCTTCTcactttggaagcaaaatatagaGAAATGAGCAATTGTGCAAGTCTACTGGTCTTGtccaaccccccaaaaaaagaaaccattgcacatcacttactcactcgtCATCTAtacgctttattctgtatacagggtatgCCTGTATAccaggcagagtacaccctggatggtgtgtcaatacacacacacacaacgtgcAATTTTGATGATGTCAAATAgtctaatcagcatgtctttaaactgtgggagggaaccaaatatgtggaggaaacccaccaagcacagggagagtgTGCAAGCACCATGCAGCGGGAATCAAACCTCACCCCAATGCACGTTATGTTATGTTGAATTACACCGAATGAGCAAAACGAGCATGAATTCTTACCGAAACCAGCAGACAGCAGCCATGATGAGAGCCACCGTCCCCAAAATGATGAATGCAGACATCATGACTGCTCAGAGtttgacacagacacacagagcagaGATGAAAAGAGGTCAGAGGACACACATCCAGGTTCTGGAGCGGCTCATTGCTTTTGTGATTAGCTGAATAATGTACAACTGTAGCATGGGAGAGACCGGCTAAAAGAAACACTTGTcagtgtatgtgacaaataaaatttgaatttgatttgaatttgaatgggTATGCAATAAATCACCTCTATAAAACAGATTGCATATTTAACCCATCAATTATATATAGCCGAATTTAAAGATGTCCTGATACTTCTACTACAATGTCTACAGCCTAATAAGTATTCAGTTACAGCTAAGAGAGCTGGGCGTGGATACGTACTAACGATCAGGCTGTCTTCTGGAAAGGTCATGCTGATGGGTTTGCCACGGCCCGGAGCTTTCGTCTGAGCCACAGGGGGTTTGAGGGTTTGCTGGGTCGGGGTGGAGGGACTGTGTGTGACTGGTTTTACTGTAGTGAAGTGAGACGCACTCTTCAGTGTGGACTGACTCCTTGTCTTAGAAGAGTCTGCGAgaaggagtaaaaaaaataaaaataataaatgcatgatTTATAGCCAGCTAGTtgaattctgtttatttttgataactGTAAATATTGTGACTATTTCATTTGGAATCCTTATAAcgtttataatagtaataataataaaaaaacatattcttatattccttttttttatattctagtttaatttagttGTTCTCTCACTCATGCATTCTTCATTCATCCTGCTTTTCATGTCAAGGGCAGTtgtttaagttgcatttcaatgcatATCATACTCTGTGcgtggttgtgtgtgtttgatgaataaaatttgaatttgaaatgacaACAAATGAGACGGTGAGTGATTTGACATTATAATATAGATATGCTGGATGAAAGGGGCGACTCAAACCTGAACGCCTGACATCTGAGACTTGCTGCTTGGCAATGATTGAAGACAGGTAGTCAATTTGTTCTTCGAGATCAGGAAAGGAAGTCTCTTTacctaaagaaaacaaaagatattgatgtgtgggtgtgtgtggcaGTCTCAGAAAACCCATCGGATGTTGCTGTAGCTGAATTCTGGAAAACTAACCAATATAACATCCTACGGCTTGCGTATAATACAACAAAGGCAATTAATAGTATCAGCTTTTAGACAACTGACACATTGGTATTTCTCAGAAGAACTTCTCCATTTTCAGTTAACCAGCCTTACTGAGAGATGTCCTGTGTGACCGAGACATTACACAGAATGTTCTTTGTGGGTGAAATTCATGGAAAAGAGAAACACTTTCAGTTCTGGAAAGGCTGTAGTTTACAGAACTTGATACAATAGAAAGCATCAAAAAAGCCCCCCAAGTCGTCCTCCATGGAAATTTCTATCAAATCCGGTGATATACTTtgccaggccaaaaaaaaaaaaaaaaaaaatttttaatttttttcacactaatatttcattggtCGACATTTTGCTTTGATTCCGGCTGTAGAATTGTTTTGATAATCTCATGCAATTATCATGATCGTGACATGCAAGGCACGTTAATTTCCCCTTTAAGATCTTAAATTGATACTTTAAAACCAAGtcgatttttatattttacagttttatttaaataagttgatctatttttatttcttctagaTGTTAtgtttgtaaatttaaaaatgtagggttagcctgtaaagaaaaaaggaaaaaaaaacattagatctCTTTCTAACTGACGGTGTACTACagacgataaaaaaaaatgatctgaaATGACAAAGCTCATGCTTATTCTGCTTTCATATATTATGAGTAGCTTTGAGACAATCTGACTTTtgctgtgtgagaaaaccacacTCGGGTAGCGACTTTATTTATCTTTCTGCAGATGTTTTTTCCGCTATGTTTAATCAACCTAGTTGCTTATCAAACACCATCTTTCCAAAAGAACGCACAAGCAGAAGCTAAAACGAAACATTTCaatgttgttttaataaaatatacttttcttcaaataaattgtcttttttttgttgttgtccttTTTCATCTTTTCAAATGCAACACCTGAAGCTCTTTCCAGTCCACCATGTTTTCACATTGTATTGAAAACGTCTTGATTCGTGTTGGTATGTCTGAAGGTTTCGTAAACAGATTGTTTGTATGTCTTTATCATCTTTTCACATCTACATGTCTGCCATTTCCTGCCTTAACTCTTTGCAGTGCAGATCCTGCTGTAAGACCGAGTACTACAAGGAGGATCAGATACCTTTGAAATTTTTATCTGAATCAATCAGTCTTATGGCTGTTTCATTCTCACATAACAACTAAATAAACAAGTCCCTCATTGAGGAAACcacacttttttccccccactgtgTTTGATTAAACTGGCTGCTTATCCAacacaatctttaaaaaaaaaaaaaaagtaaaagaaagccTGGGCAAGAAGCcaagtttgcatgttgttttgTCAAaactttacatgcttccttttatatttacataataaCTAATTAGCTTCCTTACTTCAATTAATTTACTTCACTTACCTTTACTTGCTTTAATTACGTTGGTTACTTTCCTTTTTTACTTTCCTTTCTTACTTTCCTTACCTACTTTGTTCACTTTAACTTACTTGTTGTTTGGTTGGCTTGTTGTGGccaaaaccttttttcttcCTAATCATGCATCAAATGTCTTTTTTCAagccatttatttctttatattaataatgtcTTTTTTAGTGTTAGTATatctaatgcatttttttattctaattatcTAATCATCTCTTCTGCCATTTTCaggatatagatatatatatatatatatatatatatatatatcctagtTCTTTATAAGGCAAACAATTtactaaaaacataaaaaaggagaataattaaataaaggacTTGATATTTTGGCCACACGGTCCACCCTTACTGTACATATGACGGTgcgtaaaaaacaaacactcttTCAACACTCTTCCTGCTTTCCATCATTTCTGAGAAGTGTACGTAATCCAGCTGTAACAGGATGATGCAAGAACTCTAGTGCATTCATGTGAAAATCTGGCAGACTAAAAGGGAATGTGTAGGCATTGGTGATGGAGTGTGTGCTAGTGTGTGTCCCAGGGGAGTAAGAGT from Clarias gariepinus isolate MV-2021 ecotype Netherlands chromosome 19, CGAR_prim_01v2, whole genome shotgun sequence includes the following:
- the npdc1a gene encoding neural proliferation differentiation and control protein 1a gives rise to the protein MLLVVVPRWTERLPAALPLLLSGVLLLSAVTARTPGKETSFPDLEEQIDYLSSIIAKQQVSDVRRSDSSKTRSQSTLKSASHFTTVKPVTHSPSTPTQQTLKPPVAQTKAPGRGKPISMTFPEDSLIVIMMSAFIILGTVALIMAAVCWFRIQKESHLAQKVDYPAFQAVGSSSSSSNASGDKKLAHSAQMYHYQHQKQQMLSMEKHKVEPKASEPGVTSEEETEEGDFTVYECPGLAPTGEMEVKNPLFDDSNLQNGKNPN